A single region of the Leptothrix cholodnii SP-6 genome encodes:
- a CDS encoding metallophosphoesterase, whose product MATTPPRLRLQLLSDLHLDNNPGFAAQAAPGADLLVLAGDVGSHVPGSWLLQDGDFGLGAFSPKRPGAPWSTVIYVPGNHEYDTLPYAQTRERLRALCDALGIIWLDRASHVIDGVRFIGCTLWTDFDALASDTALQLKAAGQGGGLLTGTPHRKTVRRAARQATAARNEGADSLLTWQMQERDKALRAANFYLRKNTTLAADGSLMLAAELRELGLQDQAWLRAALAEPHDGPTVVVTHFAPSLRSADPRYGLVPGTAGFCNALDDLLPLADLWLHGHLHCRVDYVAEGARTDGRTGQCRVIANPLGYAGKGEQAAFEPMRVIDVPGS is encoded by the coding sequence ATGGCCACAACACCGCCGCGGCTGCGCCTGCAGCTGCTGTCAGACCTGCACCTCGACAACAACCCGGGCTTCGCCGCCCAGGCCGCGCCGGGCGCCGACCTGCTCGTGCTGGCCGGCGATGTCGGCTCGCACGTGCCGGGTTCGTGGCTGCTGCAGGACGGCGATTTCGGCCTCGGCGCGTTTTCGCCCAAGCGGCCGGGGGCGCCGTGGTCGACCGTCATCTACGTGCCCGGCAACCACGAATACGACACGCTGCCCTACGCGCAAACGCGCGAGCGCCTGCGTGCGCTGTGCGACGCGCTCGGCATCATCTGGCTCGACCGCGCCAGCCACGTGATCGACGGCGTGCGTTTCATCGGCTGCACGCTGTGGACCGACTTCGACGCGCTGGCGTCCGACACCGCGCTGCAGCTCAAGGCGGCCGGCCAGGGCGGCGGCCTGCTGACCGGCACGCCGCATCGCAAGACGGTCAGGCGCGCTGCGCGGCAGGCCACCGCCGCGCGCAACGAAGGCGCAGACAGCCTGCTGACCTGGCAGATGCAGGAGCGTGACAAGGCCCTGCGCGCGGCCAATTTCTATCTGCGCAAGAACACCACGCTGGCGGCCGACGGCTCACTGATGCTGGCTGCTGAACTGCGCGAACTCGGCCTGCAGGACCAGGCCTGGCTGCGCGCCGCGCTGGCCGAGCCGCATGACGGCCCGACCGTGGTGGTGACGCATTTCGCCCCCAGCCTGCGCAGCGCCGATCCGCGCTACGGCCTGGTGCCGGGCACGGCGGGTTTCTGCAACGCGCTCGACGATCTGCTGCCGCTGGCCGACCTCTGGCTGCACGGTCATCTGCATTGCCGGGTCGATTACGTCGCCGAGGGGGCACGAACCGATGGCCGCACGGGCCAATGTCGGGTGATCGCCAACCCGCTGGGTTATGCGGGCAAGGGCGAGCAGGCGGCGTTCGAGCCGATGCGGGTGATCGACGTGCCGGGCAGCTGA
- a CDS encoding SlyX family protein: MNAITNPQDIETRLTDLEVKASFTEDLVEHLNQIVVRQQRQIDLLTRELLQLQQQSGEGATVRSLRDELPPHY; the protein is encoded by the coding sequence ATGAACGCCATCACGAATCCGCAAGACATCGAGACCCGCCTGACCGACCTGGAGGTCAAGGCCAGCTTCACCGAAGACCTGGTGGAGCACCTCAACCAGATCGTCGTGCGCCAGCAGCGCCAGATCGACCTGCTGACGCGCGAGCTGCTTCAACTGCAGCAGCAATCGGGCGAAGGCGCCACCGTGCGCAGCCTGCGCGACGAGCTGCCACCGCACTACTGA
- the soxZ gene encoding thiosulfate oxidation carrier complex protein SoxZ, whose amino-acid sequence MARTLITAPPTARRGEVIEIRTLIAHPMETGYRPGPDGTLLPRNLIRRFSCDYNGERVFSAELHAAIAANPYIAFTTVATDSGTLSLRWEGDEGFAQTENVRITVT is encoded by the coding sequence ATGGCACGCACGCTCATCACCGCACCCCCGACAGCCCGGCGCGGCGAGGTCATCGAGATCCGCACCCTGATCGCGCACCCGATGGAAACCGGCTACCGCCCCGGCCCCGACGGCACGCTGCTGCCGCGCAACCTGATCCGCCGCTTCAGCTGCGACTACAACGGCGAGCGCGTCTTCAGCGCCGAGCTGCACGCGGCCATCGCCGCCAACCCCTACATCGCCTTCACCACCGTGGCGACCGACAGCGGCACGCTGAGCCTGCGCTGGGAGGGTGACGAGGGCTTCGCGCAGACCGAGAACGTGCGCATCACCGTCACATGA
- a CDS encoding c-type cytochrome gives MNRSPSHIARRAALAVLLGWAGAAHAAPVGDDADWPGDVRRGWAALRAFDCARCHGRDHRGWSAPDLVAAVRDGSRERFMHSVREGEITRGMPGYRSQDAVVAELDAMYAYLRARAEGVIAAGRPPSARTPETGAPR, from the coding sequence ATGAACCGCTCGCCATCGCACATCGCCCGCCGGGCTGCGTTGGCGGTCCTGCTGGGCTGGGCCGGCGCGGCCCATGCGGCGCCAGTCGGCGATGACGCCGACTGGCCGGGCGACGTTCGGCGTGGCTGGGCGGCGCTGCGGGCCTTCGATTGCGCCCGCTGCCACGGCCGCGATCACCGCGGCTGGTCGGCGCCGGACCTGGTGGCCGCGGTGCGGGACGGCAGCCGCGAGCGCTTCATGCACAGCGTGCGCGAAGGCGAGATCACGCGCGGCATGCCGGGCTACCGGTCGCAGGACGCCGTGGTGGCCGAACTCGACGCGATGTACGCCTACCTGCGCGCCCGCGCCGAGGGCGTCATCGCCGCGGGCCGGCCGCCATCGGCGCGGACGCCGGAGACCGGTGCGCCACGCTGA
- a CDS encoding thioredoxin family protein, whose translation MKHLPIRLLCGLLCLAATLLGAPARAADAKPADAAHAVPLAIDIPPWFTEGFLDFKEELASAGQAGKQLMVYVGQDGCPYCRELMQTNFSQKPIADKTRVHFVAIALNLWGDRELSWTDGRTLSEKALARELKVQFTPTLLFLDARGQVRLRLNGYQPPQRFSAVLDYLIGGHDQRETLAQFLARSPAAPARPQLTDEAFFMPAPLDLRRRTGARPLAVLFETRHCRACDEMHDQGFKRPEVRTQLARFDVARLALSDGAEIVTPADRRQRADAWARELGVSFTPTLVFFDAGGAEVFRLDGYTRPFHLASAFEYVADGGYRREPEFQRYLRDKADRLRARGQPVELWK comes from the coding sequence ATGAAACACCTGCCGATCCGGCTGCTGTGCGGCCTGCTCTGCCTCGCTGCCACGCTGCTCGGCGCACCCGCCCGGGCCGCCGACGCCAAACCGGCCGACGCCGCACACGCCGTGCCGCTGGCGATCGACATCCCGCCCTGGTTCACCGAAGGTTTCCTCGACTTCAAGGAAGAACTCGCCAGCGCCGGCCAGGCCGGCAAGCAGCTGATGGTCTACGTCGGCCAGGACGGCTGCCCCTACTGCCGCGAGCTGATGCAGACCAACTTCAGCCAAAAGCCCATCGCCGACAAGACCCGCGTGCATTTCGTGGCGATCGCGCTCAACCTGTGGGGCGACCGCGAGCTGAGCTGGACCGACGGCCGCACGCTCAGCGAGAAGGCGCTGGCGCGCGAGCTCAAGGTGCAGTTCACGCCGACGCTGCTGTTCCTCGATGCCCGCGGCCAGGTGCGCCTGCGCCTCAACGGCTACCAGCCGCCGCAGCGTTTCAGCGCGGTGCTCGACTACCTGATCGGCGGGCACGACCAGCGCGAAACCCTGGCGCAGTTCCTGGCCCGCTCGCCGGCCGCGCCGGCCCGGCCGCAGCTCACCGACGAGGCCTTCTTCATGCCGGCGCCGCTCGACCTGCGCCGCCGCACCGGCGCCCGGCCGCTGGCGGTGCTGTTCGAGACCCGCCACTGCCGGGCCTGCGACGAGATGCACGACCAGGGCTTCAAGCGGCCCGAGGTGCGCACGCAGCTGGCGCGCTTCGACGTCGCACGGCTGGCCCTGTCCGACGGCGCCGAGATCGTCACGCCCGCCGATCGCCGCCAACGTGCCGACGCCTGGGCGCGCGAGCTGGGCGTGAGCTTCACGCCCACGCTGGTGTTCTTCGATGCGGGCGGCGCCGAGGTCTTCCGGCTCGACGGCTACACCCGCCCCTTCCACCTCGCCAGCGCCTTCGAATACGTGGCCGACGGCGGCTACCGGCGCGAGCCGGAGTTCCAGCGCTACCTGCGCGACAAGGCCGACCGGCTGCGCGCACGCGGCCAGCCGGTCGAGCTCTGGAAATGA
- the soxA gene encoding sulfur oxidation c-type cytochrome SoxA, translated as MRVTAAFALSFAWLAAATAMAQSVTDPRRSGFDDMGAQTQAMQRDDTLNPGLLWVQDGEALWSQPVGEAAKSCASCHGERATSMRGVAARYPAFDTLLGRPVDLAQRINLCRQRHQQAPTLAAESQPLLALESALAHASRGLPLASADDPRLAPFRDRGEALYRQRIGQIDLSCAQCHDQRAGLRLGGSRIPQGHVNGYPTYRLEWQGIGSLQRRLRNCLTGVRAQVPDWGAPALVELELYLAWRSRGLPVEAPAVRP; from the coding sequence ATGCGCGTTACCGCTGCGTTCGCGCTCTCGTTCGCCTGGCTCGCAGCGGCCACTGCGATGGCGCAATCGGTGACCGACCCGCGCCGCTCCGGCTTCGACGACATGGGCGCGCAGACCCAGGCGATGCAGCGTGACGACACGCTCAACCCCGGCCTGCTGTGGGTGCAGGACGGTGAGGCGCTGTGGTCGCAGCCGGTGGGCGAGGCGGCCAAGTCCTGCGCCAGCTGCCACGGCGAGCGGGCCACGTCGATGCGCGGCGTGGCGGCGCGTTACCCCGCTTTCGACACGCTGCTGGGCCGCCCGGTCGACCTGGCGCAGCGCATCAACCTGTGCCGCCAGCGGCATCAGCAGGCGCCCACGCTGGCGGCCGAAAGCCAGCCCTTGCTGGCGCTCGAAAGTGCGCTCGCCCACGCCTCGCGCGGCCTGCCGCTGGCCAGTGCCGACGACCCGCGGCTGGCGCCGTTTCGCGACCGCGGCGAGGCGCTGTACCGGCAGCGCATCGGCCAGATCGACCTGTCGTGCGCGCAGTGCCACGACCAGCGCGCCGGCCTGCGCCTGGGCGGCAGCCGGATCCCGCAGGGCCACGTCAACGGCTACCCGACCTACCGGCTCGAATGGCAGGGCATCGGCTCGCTGCAGCGCCGGCTGCGCAACTGCCTGACCGGCGTGCGCGCGCAGGTGCCGGACTGGGGCGCGCCGGCGCTGGTCGAGCTGGAGCTGTACCTCGCCTGGCGCAGCCGCGGCCTGCCGGTCGAAGCGCCCGCCGTGCGGCCGTGA
- a CDS encoding LLM class flavin-dependent oxidoreductase, whose product MTSLSVLDLAPIAEGSDAATALTCALDLAQHAERWGYRRYWLAEHHNMDGLACSATAVLVGHIAGGTHTIRVGSGGIMLPNHAPLVVAEQFGTLATLYPGRIDLGLGRAPGTDQATARALRRHLQAGDEEGFPQDVMELQRYLAKPEPGEPGHAVRAIPGTGTQVPIWLLGSSLYSAQLAAWLGLPFAFASHFAPDMLMQALEVYRSSYRPSAEWPKPHAMVGMNVVAADTDEEAARLYTSIQQRFLGMVRGRRGPLPPPVASMDGLWNEAERRQVERMLAVSVVGSPSSVTQGLRALLARTGADELIVAGAIHDHAARLRSYELAAQCAAAC is encoded by the coding sequence ATGACCTCGCTGTCCGTCCTCGACCTCGCCCCCATCGCCGAAGGCAGCGATGCGGCCACTGCGCTGACATGCGCGCTCGACCTGGCGCAGCACGCCGAACGCTGGGGCTACCGGCGCTACTGGCTGGCCGAACACCACAACATGGACGGCCTGGCCTGCTCGGCCACCGCCGTGCTGGTGGGCCACATCGCCGGCGGCACGCACACCATCCGCGTCGGCTCGGGCGGCATCATGCTGCCCAACCACGCGCCGCTGGTGGTGGCCGAGCAGTTCGGCACGCTGGCCACGCTGTATCCGGGCCGCATCGACCTCGGCCTGGGCCGCGCGCCCGGCACCGACCAGGCCACCGCCCGCGCGCTGCGCCGCCACCTGCAGGCGGGCGACGAAGAAGGTTTCCCGCAGGACGTGATGGAGCTGCAGCGCTACCTCGCCAAGCCCGAGCCCGGCGAGCCGGGCCACGCGGTGCGCGCCATCCCCGGCACCGGCACGCAGGTGCCGATCTGGCTGCTCGGCTCGAGCCTCTACAGCGCGCAGCTGGCCGCCTGGCTGGGCCTGCCGTTCGCGTTTGCCTCGCACTTCGCGCCCGACATGCTGATGCAGGCGCTCGAGGTCTACCGCAGCAGCTACCGGCCCAGCGCCGAGTGGCCCAAGCCGCATGCGATGGTCGGCATGAACGTGGTCGCCGCCGATACCGACGAAGAAGCCGCCCGCCTCTACACCTCGATCCAGCAGCGTTTCCTCGGCATGGTGCGCGGCCGCCGCGGCCCCTTGCCGCCGCCGGTGGCGAGCATGGACGGCCTGTGGAACGAGGCCGAGCGGCGCCAGGTGGAGCGCATGCTGGCGGTGTCGGTGGTCGGCTCGCCATCGAGCGTCACGCAAGGCCTGCGCGCGCTGCTGGCGCGCACCGGCGCCGACGAGCTGATCGTGGCCGGTGCCATCCACGATCACGCGGCGCGGCTGCGTTCGTACGAGCTGGCGGCGCAATGCGCGGCGGCGTGCTGA
- a CDS encoding GAF domain-containing protein: protein MPEVPPHKPSRGRLFRQYALLINALVGTLLLASAVLSLTFSYRESRDHLVALQFEQAQGAAARIEQYIAGIEQQIGWTALSGMNAGADPLEARRIDSLKLLRQVPAITEVAWLDAQGREQLRVSRLALDTQDQGLDRSAEPLFTEPAAGRVWRGPVSFRKQTEPYMTIARRAGPGRSGGVTVVEVNLKFVWDVVARIRPGHPDGGGLAYAVDQSGALIAHPDISLVLKQTNLRALPQVAASLAADAIDRPPGPAHVADAAGGVAVEDAQDLAGQPVLSAYARLEPLGWRVFVESPRSQTLAPVYASLQRLGLLLAAGLVISMMASAWLARTLVRPIRQLQDGAARLAAGDLDHRLTVATHDELEDLAGEFNRMAGELKGSYEGLERKVREHTAELAEALARQTATAEVLQVIGRSVADAGPVFAKILESCEQLIPDTVASLLDLVDGDRIVLADFRMRVTDNATAEVRAARDRRVRAGYPHPLRGSATEAALDAGRVVEFSDTLNGPDTPPQTREFALSAGYPFSLMVAPMRWEGRPIGSIGVVRYTLVPFRPKERELLQTFADQAAIAIQNARLFTETREALEQRTATTEVLQAISRSVADPQPVFEKILDHCERLFGSDQPGIFLVDDEGQLRVGAFRGPDRARVLASYPKPLGDTLSAVAIRAHRPVELADVLADPAAPAYLRTLAEQTGNFAVMVAPLIHAERAIGSIVVTRR, encoded by the coding sequence GTGCCTGAAGTGCCACCGCACAAGCCGTCGCGCGGGCGCCTGTTCCGCCAGTACGCGCTGCTCATCAACGCGCTGGTCGGCACCCTGCTGCTGGCGAGTGCGGTGCTGAGCCTGACGTTCTCGTACCGCGAGAGCCGCGACCACCTGGTGGCGCTGCAGTTCGAGCAGGCGCAGGGCGCGGCGGCGCGCATCGAGCAATACATCGCCGGCATCGAGCAGCAGATCGGCTGGACCGCGCTGTCGGGCATGAACGCCGGCGCCGATCCGCTGGAGGCGCGCCGCATCGACTCCCTCAAGCTGCTGCGCCAGGTGCCGGCGATCACCGAAGTGGCGTGGCTCGACGCGCAGGGCCGCGAGCAGCTGCGGGTGTCGCGCCTGGCGCTGGACACGCAGGACCAGGGGCTCGACCGCTCGGCCGAGCCGCTGTTCACCGAGCCGGCGGCCGGGCGCGTGTGGCGCGGGCCGGTGTCGTTTCGCAAGCAGACCGAGCCCTACATGACGATCGCCCGCCGCGCCGGGCCGGGCCGCAGTGGCGGCGTGACGGTGGTGGAGGTCAACCTGAAGTTCGTCTGGGACGTGGTGGCGCGCATCCGCCCCGGCCACCCCGACGGCGGCGGACTGGCCTATGCGGTCGACCAGAGTGGCGCGCTGATCGCCCACCCGGACATCAGCCTGGTGCTCAAGCAGACCAACCTGCGCGCGCTGCCGCAGGTGGCGGCCAGCTTGGCGGCGGACGCGATCGACCGCCCGCCCGGCCCTGCACACGTGGCCGACGCCGCGGGCGGCGTGGCGGTCGAAGACGCGCAGGACCTGGCCGGCCAGCCGGTGCTGTCGGCCTATGCGCGGCTGGAGCCGCTGGGCTGGCGGGTGTTCGTCGAGTCGCCGCGCTCGCAGACGCTGGCGCCGGTCTATGCCAGCCTGCAGCGCCTGGGCCTGCTGCTGGCAGCAGGGCTGGTGATTTCGATGATGGCCAGCGCCTGGCTGGCGCGCACGCTGGTGCGGCCCATCCGGCAGCTGCAGGACGGCGCAGCGCGCTTGGCCGCAGGCGACCTCGACCACCGGCTGACCGTGGCGACCCATGACGAGCTGGAAGACCTCGCCGGCGAATTCAACCGCATGGCCGGCGAGCTGAAGGGATCGTACGAAGGCCTCGAACGCAAGGTCAGGGAACACACGGCCGAGTTGGCCGAGGCGCTGGCGCGGCAGACCGCCACGGCCGAGGTGCTGCAGGTGATCGGGCGGTCCGTGGCGGACGCGGGGCCGGTGTTCGCCAAGATCCTGGAAAGCTGCGAGCAGTTGATTCCCGACACCGTGGCGTCGCTGCTGGACCTGGTGGACGGCGACCGGATCGTGCTGGCCGATTTCCGCATGCGTGTCACCGACAACGCCACCGCAGAAGTGCGCGCAGCGCGCGACCGGCGGGTGCGCGCCGGCTACCCGCATCCGCTGCGTGGATCGGCCACCGAGGCGGCACTCGACGCAGGCCGGGTGGTCGAGTTCAGCGACACGCTGAACGGGCCCGACACGCCGCCACAAACCCGCGAATTCGCCCTCAGCGCGGGCTACCCTTTCTCGCTGATGGTCGCGCCGATGCGATGGGAAGGGCGCCCGATCGGCAGCATCGGCGTGGTCCGCTACACCCTCGTGCCATTCAGGCCCAAGGAGCGGGAACTGCTGCAGACCTTTGCCGATCAGGCCGCGATCGCGATCCAGAACGCGCGCCTGTTCACCGAGACCCGCGAGGCCCTGGAGCAGCGCACCGCCACCACCGAGGTGCTGCAGGCCATCAGCCGCTCGGTGGCCGATCCGCAACCGGTGTTCGAGAAGATCCTCGATCACTGCGAGCGCCTGTTCGGCAGCGACCAGCCCGGCATCTTCCTGGTCGACGACGAGGGCCAGCTGCGGGTGGGCGCTTTCCGCGGCCCCGACCGGGCGCGCGTGCTGGCCAGCTACCCCAAGCCGCTCGGCGACACGCTCAGCGCGGTGGCGATCCGCGCGCACCGCCCGGTCGAGCTGGCCGACGTGCTGGCCGACCCCGCCGCGCCGGCCTACCTGCGCACGCTGGCCGAGCAGACCGGCAACTTTGCGGTGATGGTGGCGCCGCTGATCCACGCCGAGCGGGCGATCGGCTCGATCGTGGTGACACGCCGCTGA